The genomic interval GTATGGTGCGGCATCGGTGCCGCATCCTGCTGCCCATTGCCAGCCTCCGTTATTACTAGCTAAATCAAAATCCAATAATTTTTCTGCAAAATAGGCTTCACCCCAACGCCAATCTATCAATAAATGCTTGACAAGAAAACTAGCGGTAACCATGCGCAGGCGATTATGCATAAATCCGGTTGTATTGAGTTCACGCATACCAGCATCCACTAATGGATAACCAGTTTTTCCTTCACACCAATCGCTATAATTGGCTTCATTATTAACCCATTCAATTTTATTATATGCAGGTCTAAAACTAGAAAATTCAACATATGGAAAAGCTTGCAATATCATAGAATAAAAATCCCTCCACATCAACTCTGTAAAATAGGTTTCATTGAGTTGTGATGCAGCCCTTGCTTTTTCTCGAATGCTAATAGTACCAAATCGAAAATGAATACCTAGTTTTGAAGTACCTGCTAAATATGGGTAGTCTCTATTTAAAGTATAGTTTTGAATAATCGATTTTGCAACTATTTTGGATGGAATTGCGATTTCACTTTTATCAAAACCTAAGAAATCTAAAGAGACTAATGGAGAAGATTTAGACTTCCAAAAATTTGTAAAATCAGAGGTATTAAACGAAGTTAAATATGGAGAAAATTGAATGGAATTGTTGTCTGTCATTAACGTTGTTATTAATTTTCGTTTATATGCAGTGAATACTGAATAATAAGTTCCATCTTCCTTACAAACTTCCTCTTTTTCAAACAATACATGGTCTTTGAAACTACTAAATTGAATCTGCTCTTTGAGGCATAAATTTCTGATGGCAGCGTCTCGCTTAATGGCATAGGACTCATAATCAGTATTTACAAATACTTGTCTAATTTTATATGCTTGAAATAATTTAATCCATACATTCTCAACGGTATCGTAAAACACTAAAAGGTCAGATCCATATTGTTGAATTTCGGATTTAAGGTGGCCTACATGGTTATGTATAAATTCAACTCTGGCATCTTTTTTATTACTAAGTTTAGTTAAAATTTCAGGATCAAATATAAAAATAGGGATCACTGGAAGTCCACATTTCAACGCTTCATGCAATCCCTTATTATCTTCTAAGCGGAGATCTCTACGAAACCAAAAAACTGCATATTCCATTTGGCTTCAACAAGATTTTACATAAAACGTTCAAAATATATGTTAATCTATTCCAGATGCCATAAATAGCTACTATTCATTTCTTACATTTGTCTAAATTCTATTAAGTATGAAGACTGGTGGTTATATACTCATTTTTTGCCTGTTCGGTATGATTGCATGT from Saprospiraceae bacterium carries:
- a CDS encoding deoxyribodipyrimidine photo-lyase, translated to MEYAVFWFRRDLRLEDNKGLHEALKCGLPVIPIFIFDPEILTKLSNKKDARVEFIHNHVGHLKSEIQQYGSDLLVFYDTVENVWIKLFQAYKIRQVFVNTDYESYAIKRDAAIRNLCLKEQIQFSSFKDHVLFEKEEVCKEDGTYYSVFTAYKRKLITTLMTDNNSIQFSPYLTSFNTSDFTNFWKSKSSPLVSLDFLGFDKSEIAIPSKIVAKSIIQNYTLNRDYPYLAGTSKLGIHFRFGTISIREKARAASQLNETYFTELMWRDFYSMILQAFPYVEFSSFRPAYNKIEWVNNEANYSDWCEGKTGYPLVDAGMRELNTTGFMHNRLRMVTASFLVKHLLIDWRWGEAYFAEKLLDFDLASNNGGWQWAAGCGTDAAPYFRIFNPQTQQERFDSNWVYIKKWVPEYLSESYQKPIVDHKWARERCLKTFKKALEEK